From a region of the Mesotoga sp. Brook.08.105.5.1 genome:
- a CDS encoding amino acid ABC transporter permease has protein sequence MTLHFRVIFNNLDFLLEGLKMTFFISVFSLIIGFFIGLVVAFMRISKKKLFSSIAIAYVEFFRNTPFLVQLFFFYFGLPELGITTEPVTTAIIALGINNAAYNSEIIRAGIISINKGLIEGAESLGFTKFQIVRLIIIPNALRVTFKPLGSNFINLILTTSVAVSITANELMSNAMTLSSNTFRPFEIYLTILVLYCVLTFSLSGLIHLVDRKFISKGIS, from the coding sequence TTGACCTTACATTTCAGAGTTATTTTCAATAATCTTGACTTTTTGCTAGAAGGACTCAAGATGACATTTTTTATTTCTGTCTTCTCTCTAATCATCGGTTTCTTTATTGGCCTTGTAGTAGCTTTCATGAGAATCTCGAAGAAGAAACTCTTTTCAAGCATAGCGATAGCATATGTCGAATTCTTCAGAAATACACCGTTTCTTGTTCAGTTGTTCTTTTTCTACTTTGGACTACCTGAGCTGGGAATTACGACGGAACCGGTGACAACTGCTATTATTGCTTTGGGAATCAACAACGCGGCTTATAACAGTGAAATTATCAGAGCAGGTATCATCTCGATAAACAAAGGTCTGATCGAAGGAGCTGAGTCATTGGGATTCACGAAGTTTCAGATTGTACGTCTGATAATCATTCCTAATGCATTGAGAGTGACATTCAAACCGCTTGGAAGCAATTTCATAAACTTGATCCTTACAACTTCGGTTGCTGTGTCAATTACGGCTAACGAACTGATGAGTAATGCAATGACTCTGTCTTCAAATACCTTTAGACCATTTGAAATATACTTGACGATACTGGTTCTATATTGCGTGTTGACGTTCTCTCTCTCCGGACTCA
- a CDS encoding transporter substrate-binding domain-containing protein → MKKVLIVLLILSVIFTGTMMGADKLDKILQDGKIVVGIALGGPPIGFRNEKNEPMGYDVDVATLIAEALGVKLEIVEVTGATRIPMLMSDKIDLVIANMTANLERAKSVDFSMPYLRTGIKILVRTGSDIESIEDFNGRKVAIGRGTTGEALVKKMAPDTEFVYIEEFTNAILLLRQNKVEAAIEDGTLVDYMAGQYDEFTALPKLYTSDPIGIGVQKGNPDLLRWVDMFVSQLISTGQQAELYKKWWGVLPTAELTYIW, encoded by the coding sequence GTGAAGAAAGTATTGATTGTATTGTTGATTCTAAGCGTGATTTTCACAGGTACGATGATGGGTGCGGACAAACTTGACAAGATTCTACAAGACGGGAAAATTGTTGTTGGGATAGCACTTGGTGGACCCCCAATAGGCTTCAGGAATGAGAAAAATGAGCCTATGGGCTATGATGTCGATGTTGCCACTCTCATTGCAGAAGCTTTGGGTGTGAAACTAGAAATAGTTGAAGTAACAGGTGCCACAAGAATACCTATGCTGATGTCTGACAAAATTGACCTTGTAATTGCCAACATGACTGCAAATCTCGAGAGGGCAAAGTCAGTAGATTTCTCCATGCCTTATCTTAGAACCGGCATAAAAATCCTTGTTAGAACCGGTAGCGATATCGAGAGCATAGAGGATTTCAATGGGAGAAAGGTCGCAATTGGCAGAGGAACGACAGGTGAAGCGCTTGTAAAAAAGATGGCCCCGGACACTGAATTTGTCTACATTGAAGAGTTTACTAACGCGATTCTTCTGCTAAGGCAGAACAAAGTTGAGGCAGCAATCGAAGATGGAACATTAGTTGACTACATGGCCGGTCAGTATGATGAATTCACCGCATTGCCTAAACTGTACACTTCTGATCCTATAGGTATTGGTGTACAGAAAGGCAATCCCGATCTGTTAAGGTGGGTAGACATGTTTGTCTCGCAGTTGATTAGCACCGGTCAGCAAGCAGAGCTATACAAAAAGTGGTGGGGTGTTCTCCCAACCGCAGAACTTACGTATATCTGGTAA